In Saccharothrix violaceirubra, the following are encoded in one genomic region:
- a CDS encoding exonuclease domain-containing protein: protein MNDSTGSWGEGPLVAFDLETTATDPHRDRIVTASVVTITPRGDGPPSVRTRTWLADPGVEIPPDATAIHGISTEHARAQGRPAAEVVAEVVDHLAAVWRPDVALCVFNAVFDLTMLDAESSRHLDRPLALTGPVLDPLCVDRHLRPVRDFTDRRRLSDVCAHYGVRLEGAHTSDGDALAAARVAWKLARVHASEIGFLTLAELHDRQAAWHRAHEEEYALRLERKLTDRLARSGESEQTEEWRARVDRIREAGRHWPLTPDLGPVRPPRRSGPANANAPWTPALEAELRESWLATDPAETPETARKTLATHFARSPTAIRARLLRLGCDPEAPGRTCDPARAAELKRRYEAEYPRD from the coding sequence ATGAACGACTCCACGGGGTCATGGGGAGAGGGTCCCCTGGTCGCTTTCGACCTGGAGACCACCGCCACCGACCCGCACCGGGACCGCATCGTCACCGCGTCCGTCGTGACCATCACGCCGCGCGGTGACGGCCCGCCCTCGGTGCGCACCCGCACGTGGCTGGCCGATCCCGGCGTCGAGATCCCGCCCGACGCCACGGCCATCCACGGCATCAGCACCGAACACGCCCGTGCGCAGGGGCGGCCGGCGGCCGAGGTGGTCGCCGAGGTCGTCGACCACCTTGCGGCCGTGTGGCGGCCGGACGTGGCGTTATGCGTGTTCAACGCGGTGTTCGACCTGACGATGCTCGACGCGGAGTCGTCCCGCCACCTCGACCGGCCGCTGGCCCTGACCGGTCCGGTTCTGGACCCGCTGTGCGTTGACCGCCACCTGCGTCCGGTGCGGGACTTCACCGACCGCCGCCGGTTGTCGGACGTGTGCGCGCACTACGGAGTGCGGCTCGAAGGGGCGCACACCAGCGACGGCGACGCGTTGGCCGCCGCGCGGGTGGCGTGGAAGCTCGCGCGCGTCCACGCGTCGGAGATCGGCTTCCTGACGTTGGCCGAACTGCACGACCGGCAAGCGGCCTGGCACCGTGCGCACGAGGAGGAGTACGCCTTACGGCTGGAACGCAAGCTGACCGATCGTCTGGCGCGCAGCGGCGAGTCCGAGCAGACCGAGGAGTGGCGCGCGCGGGTGGACCGCATCCGCGAGGCGGGTCGGCACTGGCCGCTGACGCCCGACCTGGGTCCGGTCCGCCCACCACGCCGCTCGGGCCCGGCCAACGCGAATGCCCCGTGGACGCCCGCGCTGGAGGCGGAACTGCGCGAGTCCTGGCTGGCCACCGACCCGGCCGAGACCCCGGAAACCGCCCGCAAGACCCTGGCCACCCACTTCGCCCGCAGCCCGACCGCCATCCGCGCCCGCCTGCTGCGCCTGGGCTGCGACCCGGAGGCCCCGGGCCGAACCTGCGACCCGGCCCGTGCCG